One Salvelinus sp. IW2-2015 linkage group LG4q.2, ASM291031v2, whole genome shotgun sequence DNA window includes the following coding sequences:
- the LOC111963378 gene encoding uncharacterized protein FAM241A yields the protein MTTIPPFVNDQPVLHRREFEELDSRRRCQSHHPPNTPRQTFQDDPRVRPPGPRWQGPPGDPGTWWSRPSGDPGTRPRHNAYPRARLHPSGDPRARPRPAGDPMARWPLIDDPTTRPQVDDCERMGTLFGQLNKCLRSAGFTQMYFGEKVVDPVIIIFFWVLLWFLGIQALGLVGTLCIVIIFIQK from the exons ATGACCACCATACCACCATTTGTGAATGATCAGCCGGTACTGCATCGGCGGGAGTTTGAGGAGCTAGATAGTCGAAGAAGGTGTCAATCTCATCATCCACCCAACACACCAAGGCAAACATTCCAG GATGACCCTAGAGTCAGACCACCTGGACCTAGATGGCAAGGCCCTCCCGGTGACCCTGGGACTTGGTGGTCACGCCCCTCTGGCGACCCTGGAACCAGGCCCCGCCACAACGCTTACCCCAGAGCCAGGTTACACCCCTCCGGTGACCCAAGGGCCAGACCACGCCCAGCCGGTGACCCCATGGCCAGGTGGCCCCTCATTGACGATCCCACGACAAGACCTCAGGTGGATGACTGCGAGCGGATGGGGACCCTTTTCGGGCAGCTAAACAAGTGCCTGCGCAGCGCGGGCTTCACACAGATGTACTTTGGGGAGAAGGTTGTGGATCCTGTGATCATCATCTTTTTCTGGGTCCTACTGTGGTTCCTGGGCATCCAAGCTCTTGGGCTGGTGGGGACTCTGTGCATTGTCATCATCTTCATCCAGAAGTAA